The Oxyura jamaicensis isolate SHBP4307 breed ruddy duck chromosome 28, BPBGC_Ojam_1.0, whole genome shotgun sequence genome contains a region encoding:
- the LOC118179232 gene encoding calcium/calmodulin-dependent protein kinase type IV-like has translation MRERRGDHGSAAMLGSPLPSSWWEIAPPGPTMPSSKTGSEYWIDGSHRETALEDFYVVGPELGRGATSVVYSCEEKGTGAPYAAKILKKTIDKKIVRTEIGVLLRLSHPNIIKLKEIFETPSEIALVLELVTGGELFDRIVERGFYSERDAAHVVKQILEAVSYLHENGVVHRDLKPENLLYADLSPNAPLKIGDFGLSKIVDEQDTMKTVCGTPGYCAPEILHGCPYGPEVDMWSVGVITYILLCGFEPFFDPRGDQYMYSRILTCDYEFVSPWWDEVSLNAKDLVRKLIVLDPQKRLTVYQALEHPWVTGKAAKFAHMDSTQKKLQEFNARRKLKAAMKAVVASSRLGNHGHHDCSRSGRSRGGPRGPHLPQGPGSAVPEATAAAEDLEAFPAVPQVPVNGASCRS, from the exons ATGAGGGAGCGCCGAGGGGATCACGGCTCN GCGGCGATGCTCGGGTCTCCTCTGCCAAGCAGCTGGTGGGAGAtcgccccccccggccccaccaTGCCCTCCTCCAAGACGGGCAGCGAGTACTGGATCGACGGCTCCCACCGCGAGACCGCGCTGGAGGATTTCTACGTCGTGGGCCCCGAGCTGGGACG ggGAGCCACCTCCGTGGTGTACAGCTGCGAGGAGAAGGGCACGGGCGCCCCGTACGCCGCCAAAATACTGAAGAAGACG ATCGACAAAAAGATCGTGAGGACGGAGATCGGGGTCCTGCTGCGCCTCTCGCACCCCAACATC ATCAAGCTGAAGGAGATCTTCGAGACGCCCTCCGAGATCGcgctggtgctggagctggtgaCGGGAGGAGAGCTCTTCGACAG GATCGTGGAGAGGGGATTCTACAGCGAGCGGGATGCGGCGCACGTGGTCAAGCAGATCCTGGAGGCTGTGTCG TATTTGCATGAAAACGGAGTCGTCCACCGCGACCTGAAGCCGGAGAACCTGCTCTACGCAGACCTTTCCCCCAACGCTCCCCTGAAAATTG gtgacTTTGGGCTCTCCAAGATCGTGGATGAACAGGACACCATGAAAACCGTCTGCGGGACGCCAGGGTACTGCG CCCCTGAAATCCTCCACGGCTGCCCGTACGGCCCAGAAGTGGATATGTGGTCCGTGGGCGTCATCACCTACATCCT GCTCTGCGGGTTTGAGCCCTTCTTCGACCCACGGGGGGACCAGTACATGTACAGCCGCATCCTCACCTGCGACTACGAGTTCGTGTCCCCGTGGTGGGACGAGGTTTCCCTCAACGCCAAGGACCTG GTTAGAAAATTGATCGTCTTGGACCCCCAGAAGAGACTGACTGTGTACCAAGCTCTGGAGCACCCCTGGGTCACTGGGAAGGCCGCTAAATTTGCTCACATGGATAGCACGCAGAAGAAACTGCAGGAATTTAACGCCAGGAGGAAACTGAAG GCTGCCATGAAAGCCGTGGTGGCTTCCAGCCGCTTGGGCAACCACGGGCACCACGACTGCTCCAGGAGCGGGCGCAGCCGGGGGGGGCCACGAGGCCCCCACCTGCCCCAGGGGCCGGGGAGCGCCGTCCCCGAAGCCACCGCCGCGGCCGAGGACCTCGAGGCTTTTCCTGCCGTGCCCCAGGTCCCCGTGAACGGCGCCAGCTGCAGGAGCTAA